Proteins encoded within one genomic window of Oncorhynchus nerka isolate Pitt River linkage group LG17, Oner_Uvic_2.0, whole genome shotgun sequence:
- the LOC115145442 gene encoding uncharacterized protein LOC115145442, whose product METVEKWNKCLISPKLLDRKVFPKQNGKTGMIVKHLHNTFRLQHSLQIQSISRSECATGSCPNLMMSRNEHHEPRPVPVALTPQLVPRAHRPLCLSVSSDSNGRFKALETQEWKNNLKAQMEQAHSAGAASSTGSLERASLFCASGSTTASSSGLSSPVENLTKSKSSSRFSLFSPPWNSSSESDSNPPSRSGSKKLRNYSMRAATGPAGVGSVGRAGPPDTPDTPKQNVPEHFQYSEPVISKVTDYIFVGNLNAAYNGRTLCRNNIDSIIDMSSMPGDSGPSLSLIPCTCSRGARHSWSRLKVDICDVPDALGEGSPALKQHCFEDINECIEASTEKRKRVLVHCRDGYSLAPTCIIQYLMVKQNMRLISAYELLRAKYPVNIRECHQNVLVSLERALRPGGNVDPECFKQAISRKVAWT is encoded by the exons ATGGAAACCGTGGAAAAATGGAACAAATGCCTAATATCACCTAAATTGTTGGATAGAAAAGTATTTCCCAAACAAAATGGCAAGACAG GCATGATTGTGAAGCATCTTCACAACACATTTAGACTTCAACATAGTTTACAGATCCAGTCCATCAGTCGCTCAGAATGTGCCACTG GCTCCTGTCCAAATTTGATGATGAGTAGGAATGAGCACCACGAGCCTCGGCCTGTCCCTGTTGCCCTCACCCCCCAGCTTGTCCCAAGGGCCCACCGGCCCCTCTGCCTCTCCGTCTCCTCAGATAGCAATGGCCGCTTCAAAGCTCTGGAGACCCAAGAGTGGAAGAACAATCTCAAAGCCCAG ATGGAGCAGGCCCACAGTGCAGGAGCAGCCAGCAGCACAGGCTCCCTGGAGAGGGCCTCATTGTTTTGTGCCTCTGGTTCCACCACGGCCTCCAGCTCTGGCCTATCCAGCCCTGTGGAGAACCTCACCAAGAGCAAGTCCTCCAGCCGCTTCTCCCTATTTTCCCCTCCCTGGAACAGTAGCTCAGAGTCCGACTCCAACCCCCCCTCCCGCTCCGGCTCCAAGAAGCTGCGTAACTACAGCATGAGAGCTGCCACAGGTCCGGCCGGGGTGGGGTCAGTGGGCAGGGCGGGTCCACCAGACACCCCAGACACGCCCAAACAGAACGTCCCGGAGCACTTCCAGTACTCTGAGCCCGTCATCTCCAAGGTGACGGACTACATCTTCGTGGGCAACCTGAACGCAGCGTACAACGGGCGCACGCTGTGTCGCAACAACATTGACAGCATCATCGACATGAGCAGCATGCCAGGGGACTCCGGCCCAAGTCTCAGCCTTATCCCCTGCACCTGCTCCCGAGGAGCCCGCCACAGCTGGTCCCGCCTCAAGGTGGACATCTGTGATGTCCCAGACGCACTGGGCGAGGGAAGCCCCGCCCTGAAGCAGCACTGCTTCGAGGACATCAACGAGTGCATCGAGGCTTCCACGGAAAAAAGGAAACGAGTGCTGGTCCACTGCCGTGACGGGTACTCCCTGGCTCCGACCTGTATCATCCAGTACCTCATGGTGAAGCAGAATATGCGGCTGATCTCGGCTTATGAGCTGCTGAGGGCCAAGTACCCCGTTAACATCAGGGAGTGTCACCAGAATGTGCTGGTGAGCCTGGAGAGAGCTCTGCGGCCTGGAGGCAACGTGGACCCAGAGTGCTTCAAGCAGGCTATCTCAAGGAAAGTGGCCTGGACCTGA
- the LOC115144808 gene encoding troponin I, fast skeletal muscle-like, which produces MSEKKMSSSRRHYLKSLMLSIAKGLLEDEAKENEQERIRWMAENCPPLSLPGGTQQLQEFLKELHHKIDVIDEERYDLESKVNKATKEIEDLNIKVIDLKGKFKKPTLRKVRMSADAMLQALLGSKHKVSMDLRSNLKQVKKEVKEEDKELRNVGDWRQNIEDKSGMDGRKKMFESEG; this is translated from the exons ATGTCGGA GAAAAAGATGTCTTCGAGTCGGAGGCATTACCTGAAG AGCTTGATGCTCTCCATTGCTAAAGGCTTACTGGAAGACGAGGCAAAGGAGAACGAGCAAGAGAGAATAAGATGGATGGCGGAGAACTGCCCTCCCCTGTCCCTGCCAGGGGGTACTCAACAGTTACAG GAGTTCTTGAAAGAGCTGCATCATAAGATTGACGTGATAGATGAGGAGAGATATGACCTGGAGAGCAAAGTGAACAAAGCCACTAAGGAG ATTGAAGATTTGAACATTAAAGTTATTGACTTGAAGGGCAAGTTCAAGAAGCCAACTTTGAGGAAAGTGCGTATGTCTGCTGATGCTATGCTCCAGGCTCTGCTGGGCTCCAAGCACAAGGTGTCTATGGATCTGAGATCCAACCTGAAACAAGTGAAGAAGGAGGTCAAAGAGGAG GATAAGGAACTGCGTAATGTTGGAGACTGGCGTCAGAACATTGAAGACAAGTCCGGAATGGACGGGAGGAAGAAGATGTTTGAGTCCGAGGGTTAA
- the LOC115144807 gene encoding troponin I, fast skeletal muscle-like, with protein sequence MADKKGNVSSSRKHTLKSCMLALAKDWLEAEALEKVKERERYMEENCPPLEMSHSKDDLMELCQKMYDKINVIDEERYNLEYKVIMVCKEVLDLNIKIVDLRGKFKKPALKKVRMSADAMLQALLGSKHKVTMDLRSNLKQVKKDEKKEDKELRDVGDWRKNIDDKAGMDGRKKMFQGDN encoded by the exons ATGGCTGA CAAGAAAGGCAACGTGTCCTCAAGCCGTAAGCACACTCTGAAG AGTTGTATGCTGGCACTTGCTAAGGATTGGCTTGAAGCTGAAGCATTAGAGAAAGTTAAAGAGCGGGAGAGATACATGGAAGAGAACTGCCCTCCTCTGGAGATGTCCCACTCCAAGGATGATTTGATG GAGCTTTGCCAAAAGATGTACGACAAAATTAATGTGATTGATGAGGAGAGATACAACTTAGAATATAAAGTGATCATGGTTTGCAAAGAG GTTTTAGACCTAAACATCAAAATAGTTGACCTGAGGGGCAAGTTCAAGAAGCCAGCCCTGAAGAAAGTGCGTATGTCTGCTGACGCTATGCTCCAGGCTCTGCTGGGCTCCAAGCACAAGGTGACCATGGATCTGAGATCCAACCTGAAACAAGTGAAGAAAGATGAGAAGAAAGAG GATAAGGAATTGCGTGACGTTGGTGACTGGCGTAAGAACATTGACGACAAGGCCGGTATGGATGGCAGGAAGAAGATGTTTCAGGGAGATAATTAG